A genome region from Akkermansiaceae bacterium includes the following:
- a CDS encoding L,D-transpeptidase, with translation MCLPRRAATSTFRSSASFTDSGSILRAGLNRPGIGIHCRPVPEPIGRAGSHGCIRLSNRDAATFYTLVGKSTAVTIR, from the coding sequence GTGTGTTTGCCCAGAAGAGCAGCCACCAGCACCTTCCGCAGTTCCGCCAGCTTCACGGACTCTGGAAGCATCCTCAGGGCCGGACTGAACCGCCCCGGCATCGGCATCCACTGCAGACCCGTCCCCGAACCCATCGGCCGCGCCGGAAGCCATGGCTGTATCCGGCTTTCGAACCGGGATGCCGCCACTTTCTACACGCTGGTAGGGAAAAGCACCGCCGTCACAATACGGTGA
- a CDS encoding nucleotidyl transferase AbiEii/AbiGii toxin family protein — protein sequence MLRLDAVPEPVALLLGQIGSHEALGQFALGGGTSLALRFGHRLSVDLDYFTTAEFQPRELFDALGLGAATILSLSRNTLSLDAGGVKIDLLRHAYPELAPIDKMNGHRLVSLPDLAAMKLNAIANRGSKKDFYDMAELLKHFSLTDMLGFFSRKYPSTDPFAVIRSLAWFEEADQEPDPIPMFGQTWESVKRIVTDAVGGL from the coding sequence ATGCTCCGCCTCGATGCCGTCCCGGAACCTGTAGCCCTGCTCCTCGGGCAGATCGGCTCCCACGAGGCGCTCGGGCAGTTCGCCCTGGGGGGCGGAACTTCGCTGGCGCTGCGCTTCGGTCACCGCCTGTCGGTCGATCTGGACTATTTCACGACTGCGGAATTCCAGCCCCGTGAGCTGTTCGATGCTCTGGGCCTTGGTGCGGCCACCATCCTTTCGCTTTCAAGGAACACCCTCAGCCTTGATGCGGGAGGTGTGAAGATCGATCTGCTCCGGCACGCATATCCGGAACTGGCACCCATCGACAAGATGAACGGACATCGTCTCGTTTCGCTACCTGATCTCGCCGCGATGAAACTCAATGCCATCGCGAATCGTGGATCGAAAAAGGATTTCTACGACATGGCGGAGCTTCTGAAGCATTTTTCCCTGACCGATATGCTCGGTTTCTTTTCCCGGAAGTATCCCAGCACCGATCCATTCGCCGTAATCCGCAGCCTTGCGTGGTTCGAGGAAGCCGACCAGGAACCCGATCCGATCCCAATGTTCGGCCAAACCTGGGAATCGGTGAAGCGGATCGTGACCGATGCGGTTGGCGGACTGTGA
- a CDS encoding L,D-transpeptidase, whose product MLWAGLNRPGIVIHGSPVPEPIGRAGSHGCIRLSNWDAATFYTLVGKGTAVTFR is encoded by the coding sequence ATCCTCTGGGCCGGGCTGAACCGCCCCGGCATAGTCATCCACGGCAGCCCCGTCCCCGAACCCATTGGCCGCGCCGGAAGCCATGGCTGCATCCGCCTTTCGAACTGGGATGCCGCCACCTTTTACACGCTGGTAGGGAAAGGCACCGCCGTCACCTTCCGGTGA
- a CDS encoding PIN domain-containing protein, whose protein sequence is MIRLFLDTNIILDLIISDRDGHKDALALENFANTHPCKLSCAWHSLSIIEYIGRKRFGSESIHLLLRNLLDTFTVPSTGTDEAKQAFNYLAGNFEDALQISAAVASKADHILTNDASGFSKSPISVLSPKDFLLMLAGGD, encoded by the coding sequence ATGATCCGCCTCTTCCTCGATACCAACATCATCCTTGATCTGATCATCAGCGACCGGGATGGCCACAAGGACGCTCTGGCTCTTGAGAACTTTGCAAATACACATCCCTGCAAACTCTCGTGCGCATGGCACTCCCTCTCCATCATCGAATACATCGGCAGGAAACGATTCGGTTCGGAATCCATCCACCTTTTGCTCAGGAACCTTTTGGACACATTCACCGTCCCCTCCACCGGAACCGACGAAGCCAAACAAGCTTTCAATTACCTCGCGGGGAATTTCGAAGATGCCCTCCAAATCTCCGCAGCCGTTGCCAGCAAGGCAGACCACATACTCACCAATGATGCCAGCGGATTCAGCAAATCCCCAATTTCAGTCCTCTCTCCCAAAGACTTCCTTTTGATGTTAGCTGGCGGGGACTGA
- a CDS encoding type II toxin-antitoxin system Phd/YefM family antitoxin, producing the protein MNTFTATDAKNRFGELLEAVHREPIEIDKKGRPVAVMLSYDTYREMKEALGEAEKPSDLSWLGKWRETAALAPAASADDEAAYHDHLDRKYGR; encoded by the coding sequence ATGAACACCTTCACCGCCACTGACGCAAAGAATCGTTTCGGCGAGCTTCTCGAAGCCGTTCATCGCGAACCCATCGAGATCGACAAGAAAGGCCGTCCCGTCGCTGTGATGCTTTCCTACGATACCTATCGGGAAATGAAGGAGGCGCTGGGTGAGGCAGAGAAACCATCGGATCTGAGTTGGCTGGGCAAGTGGCGGGAAACCGCCGCTCTTGCTCCCGCAGCAAGTGCAGATGATGAAGCCGCCTATCACGACCATCTCGACCGGAAATACGGCAGATGA
- a CDS encoding L,D-transpeptidase, translated as MLWAGLNRPGIGIHGSPVPEPIGRAGSHGCIRLSNWDAATFYTLVGKGTAVTIR; from the coding sequence ATCCTCTGGGCCGGACTGAACCGCCCCGGCATCGGCATCCACGGCAGCCCCGTCCCCGAACCCATCGGCCGCGCCGGAAGCCATGGCTGCATCCGCCTTTCGAACTGGGATGCCGCCACTTTTTACACGCTGGTAGGGAAAGGCACCGCCGTCACCATCCGGTGA
- a CDS encoding GAF domain-containing protein produces the protein MRDLPIESTNSGVALKEKRKIAGCIAGAGSSSDQLRFPFLENPCFRERGITWLLALPVISKETDVFGVLSLYWTSEQKAACRADESLFSIAAALWPGIYQRIRESRRLQLITAVDTILAKSRTSVVDGNNLPASSLAPITPDEADDTMRKICYVVGKLLHAEEVSVFLSPLRFMERKWTCRASSWFAKPERVFTETFQPGITGWCLRQKTKPIYIPDLHSFKKDREWLDSLFPGGLGDLDWDDDLSLDSRDRENHSGLIPVRSFMAAPILMEGELLGVIRCTSKANSPLIYFSHSDIGAFEAVGTRIAQTWRNWQVAHSTSEEAKAWRSFNDRSRSFPETLRAAVSASSPDFSSIERQVLNACSESLARWGSCASQQALAGQSGDAAATGIAFTEKFAGAKDAMPVQGILEMAERQLDVYRTVFTLVREVRAGGKQLSRALSDLRHQIINPLNKGLLRANQHLRNYGHLSHVGDAVYPIRGLLRKSVNVANCFHLLVDLEKSGRLRIEASALDPRSLYVLLTEVVRDARLDLDPARNMDLKLVENVKIADPNPDAKPVYRGSGHGIRIDMKLIEQVLNSLLENATKYSNSNNTILLKVRLDDAGLRIEVRNRGARLSNEESVLAVERNWRSLTAMKYVGEGTGIGLYLVNAIAEAHAGKFMIHPTNEEGYTRAVFQIPKDNLK, from the coding sequence ATGAGGGATTTACCCATCGAATCGACGAATTCCGGTGTCGCGCTCAAGGAAAAACGGAAAATCGCTGGCTGTATCGCTGGCGCTGGTTCCTCATCAGACCAACTGAGATTCCCTTTTCTGGAAAACCCTTGTTTCAGGGAAAGGGGAATCACATGGCTGCTGGCTCTTCCCGTCATATCGAAGGAGACGGATGTGTTCGGAGTGCTCTCCCTCTATTGGACAAGCGAGCAGAAAGCCGCCTGTCGGGCGGACGAGTCCCTGTTCTCCATAGCGGCAGCTCTTTGGCCGGGAATTTACCAACGCATCCGGGAAAGCCGGCGGCTTCAGTTGATCACTGCGGTCGATACAATTCTCGCGAAATCGAGGACTTCTGTTGTGGACGGCAACAATCTGCCTGCCTCTTCCCTTGCTCCAATCACTCCCGATGAGGCGGACGATACGATGCGGAAGATTTGTTATGTGGTCGGAAAGCTCCTTCACGCGGAGGAAGTGTCGGTTTTCCTCTCACCCTTGCGTTTCATGGAGCGCAAATGGACTTGCAGGGCTTCCAGCTGGTTTGCCAAGCCCGAACGGGTGTTCACGGAAACCTTCCAACCTGGCATCACCGGCTGGTGCCTGCGGCAGAAAACCAAGCCCATCTACATTCCCGACCTGCATTCCTTCAAGAAAGACCGTGAGTGGCTTGATTCCCTTTTCCCGGGCGGTTTGGGAGATCTGGATTGGGACGACGATCTGAGCTTGGACTCACGGGACAGGGAAAATCATTCAGGCCTCATACCTGTTCGCAGCTTCATGGCTGCGCCGATCCTGATGGAAGGGGAACTGCTGGGCGTAATCCGCTGCACGTCAAAGGCAAACTCACCGCTCATCTATTTCTCCCATTCCGACATCGGTGCCTTCGAGGCGGTGGGAACCCGCATCGCGCAAACATGGCGCAACTGGCAGGTGGCGCACTCCACCAGTGAGGAGGCGAAGGCGTGGCGCAGTTTCAATGACCGTTCCCGATCATTTCCCGAAACACTCCGCGCGGCCGTTAGCGCTTCCTCCCCGGATTTCTCCTCGATTGAAAGACAAGTTCTCAACGCTTGCTCGGAATCGCTTGCGCGCTGGGGTTCCTGTGCGTCCCAGCAAGCCCTGGCTGGTCAATCGGGCGACGCAGCGGCTACCGGCATCGCGTTCACCGAAAAGTTCGCCGGGGCGAAGGATGCCATGCCGGTGCAGGGCATCCTCGAAATGGCGGAGCGCCAACTGGATGTTTATCGCACGGTTTTCACGCTCGTCAGGGAGGTTCGGGCTGGGGGCAAGCAACTGAGCCGGGCGTTGAGCGACCTGCGCCACCAGATCATCAATCCCTTGAACAAAGGGCTTCTGAGGGCGAACCAGCATCTCCGCAATTACGGCCATCTGAGCCATGTGGGGGATGCCGTTTACCCGATCCGCGGACTGCTGCGCAAGTCCGTCAATGTGGCCAACTGCTTCCATCTGCTGGTGGATTTGGAGAAATCCGGTCGTTTGCGTATTGAGGCATCGGCGCTGGATCCCCGCAGCCTCTACGTGCTGCTCACCGAAGTCGTCCGGGACGCCCGCCTTGACCTGGATCCCGCGAGAAACATGGATCTGAAACTGGTAGAGAACGTGAAAATTGCGGACCCGAACCCGGATGCGAAGCCTGTCTACCGGGGTTCCGGCCACGGCATCAGGATCGATATGAAGCTCATCGAGCAAGTCCTGAATTCCCTGTTGGAGAATGCGACCAAATACAGCAATTCCAACAACACGATATTGCTGAAAGTGCGGCTCGATGATGCGGGACTTAGGATAGAGGTGCGAAACCGCGGCGCCCGCCTTTCCAATGAAGAGTCTGTCCTCGCCGTGGAACGCAATTGGAGGAGCCTGACCGCAATGAAATATGTGGGGGAAGGAACCGGCATCGGACTTTACTTGGTCAACGCAATCGCCGAGGCTCACGCAGGCAAATTCATGATCCATCCCACAAACGAAGAAGGCTACACCCGCGCCGTATTCCAGATCCCCAAAGACAACCTCAAATGA
- the mfd gene encoding transcription-repair coupling factor: protein MKSASSAWLRRALTSPEFTERLAPFATGNCTVTLDHAAEASHSFLTALACTASSDLGKKRQWIVHESPRQRERLAAELELWGITALILPDVGAIFGRPPSSDEPDAPIEVQDPETAAEWFAILETLATTDSFTILCGSDSFSQYAPSAKSLLSNRTHLKPGLILDPTAFAQTLSSHGYERNPTVTARGHFAIRGGILDLFPFQSARPLRLEFFDTELESIREFDLNTQASTRKLEELHLQLTEPPAVATIADYLKRGDTIIEVDQTGLVSKLPENPDFLITENAEDTEGEEDFTLATYASPLGTFDAGDFVLDELRRETFFKQLNEWQREGWDIGIVFSTKGELERFTELSGKDLQRDLGLTPVLGELISSFTLPATKLAVLSSSELFGRYRTPGAARRSSVEKARVIRARATLDDIEPGDLVVHYEYGIGKFKGIAQEDEGEELQIEYKDGSILSVPLEQAHLIGKYVGVGGKTPDLNKLGNATWQKNRKSAEKSILDYAARLLRIQAEREHEQGHAHPPDTRWMFEFEQSFHYTETPDQKQAIQDTKHDLEAPRSMDRLICGDVGFGKTEVAIRAAFKCITGGKQAALLCPTTVLAEQHWRTFRERFSDYPIRIDLLNRFRSPAEVRATIKGLADGSVDMVIGTHRLISGDVAFKDLGLAIVDEEQRFGVAHKEKFKDLFRQIDVLTLSATPIPRTLYMALMGARDMSTIDTPPPNRLPVATTVTAYDERIIRDAIRREMKRGGQVFFLHNRVKTIEQVHKKLKELVPEARVLVGHGQMEKHDLENVMHAFVNHEADVLLATTIIETGIDIPNANTILIDRADRFGLADLYQLRGRVGRAGEKAYAILLLPREMITQGDARKRIHAIKQYTALGSGFKIAMRDLEIRGAGNLLGTKQSGHIAQIGFDLYCQLLRQSVDRLKGKKDPSLHETTFKADFIVPTETQWVSRGQKPETRDQEDKNSKSSSSVSSVQSVVKNSSSSLGDLGDLAVQPIPAFIPTSYLSDAKLRINAYRELAEANTPKSITALEKNWQDRHGRLPHPIQNLLTIARIKAEAASNQITSVEISGQRLMLQRNGSPILMDGSRYPRLAKTKPGEKLDEALEMLMNF from the coding sequence TTGAAATCCGCAAGCTCCGCCTGGCTCCGCCGGGCGCTCACATCCCCCGAATTCACCGAACGCCTGGCTCCCTTCGCCACCGGCAATTGCACCGTCACGCTCGATCACGCCGCCGAGGCCTCCCACTCTTTCCTGACAGCCCTCGCCTGCACCGCCTCTTCCGACCTCGGAAAAAAGCGCCAATGGATCGTCCATGAATCCCCCCGCCAGCGCGAGCGCCTCGCCGCCGAGCTCGAACTCTGGGGCATCACCGCCCTCATTCTTCCGGACGTGGGGGCGATCTTCGGTCGCCCACCGTCTTCAGATGAACCGGACGCCCCCATCGAAGTCCAAGACCCCGAGACCGCCGCCGAATGGTTCGCCATCCTCGAAACCCTAGCCACCACCGACTCCTTCACCATCCTCTGCGGCTCCGATTCCTTCTCCCAATACGCCCCCTCCGCGAAATCCCTCCTCTCCAACCGCACCCACCTCAAGCCCGGCCTCATCCTCGACCCCACCGCCTTCGCGCAAACGCTCTCTTCCCACGGCTACGAGCGCAACCCCACCGTCACCGCCCGAGGCCATTTCGCGATCCGCGGTGGCATCCTCGATCTCTTCCCCTTCCAATCCGCCCGCCCCCTCCGCCTCGAATTCTTCGATACTGAACTCGAATCCATCCGCGAGTTCGACCTCAACACCCAAGCCTCCACCCGCAAGCTGGAGGAACTTCACCTCCAGCTCACCGAGCCCCCCGCCGTCGCCACCATCGCCGACTACCTGAAGAGAGGCGACACGATCATAGAAGTCGACCAAACAGGCCTCGTCTCCAAACTCCCCGAAAATCCCGATTTCCTCATCACCGAAAACGCCGAGGATACAGAAGGCGAAGAAGACTTCACCCTAGCCACCTACGCCTCCCCCCTCGGCACCTTCGACGCCGGCGACTTCGTCCTCGACGAACTCCGCCGAGAAACCTTCTTCAAACAGCTCAACGAATGGCAGCGCGAAGGATGGGACATCGGGATCGTCTTCTCCACCAAAGGCGAACTCGAACGCTTCACCGAACTCTCCGGCAAAGACCTCCAGCGCGACCTCGGCCTCACCCCCGTCCTCGGCGAGCTCATCTCCTCCTTCACCCTTCCCGCCACCAAGCTCGCCGTCCTCTCCTCCAGCGAGCTCTTCGGCCGCTACCGCACACCCGGAGCCGCCCGGCGCTCCTCCGTCGAGAAAGCCCGCGTCATCCGCGCCCGCGCCACCCTCGACGACATCGAGCCCGGCGACCTCGTCGTCCACTACGAATACGGCATCGGGAAATTCAAAGGCATCGCCCAGGAAGACGAAGGCGAGGAACTCCAGATCGAATACAAGGACGGCTCCATCCTCTCCGTCCCCCTCGAACAGGCCCACCTCATAGGAAAATACGTCGGAGTCGGCGGGAAAACCCCGGACCTCAACAAACTCGGAAACGCCACCTGGCAGAAAAACCGCAAGTCCGCCGAGAAATCCATCCTCGATTACGCCGCCCGCCTGCTCCGCATCCAGGCCGAGCGCGAGCACGAGCAAGGCCACGCCCATCCCCCCGACACCCGCTGGATGTTCGAGTTCGAGCAGAGTTTCCACTACACCGAAACGCCCGACCAGAAACAGGCCATCCAGGATACAAAGCACGACCTCGAAGCCCCCCGCTCCATGGATCGCCTCATCTGCGGCGACGTCGGATTCGGGAAAACCGAAGTCGCCATCCGCGCCGCCTTCAAGTGCATCACCGGCGGGAAACAGGCCGCCCTCCTCTGCCCCACCACCGTCCTCGCAGAGCAACACTGGCGCACCTTCCGCGAGCGCTTCTCCGACTACCCGATAAGAATCGATCTCCTCAACCGCTTCCGCAGCCCCGCCGAAGTCCGCGCCACCATCAAAGGCCTCGCAGACGGCTCCGTCGATATGGTCATCGGCACCCACCGCCTCATCTCCGGCGATGTCGCCTTTAAAGATCTCGGCCTCGCCATCGTCGATGAGGAGCAGCGCTTCGGAGTCGCACATAAGGAAAAGTTCAAAGACCTCTTCCGCCAAATCGACGTCCTCACCCTCTCCGCCACCCCCATCCCGCGCACCCTCTACATGGCGCTCATGGGCGCGCGCGACATGTCCACCATCGACACCCCGCCCCCCAACCGCCTCCCCGTCGCCACCACCGTCACCGCCTACGACGAACGCATCATCCGCGATGCCATCCGCCGCGAAATGAAACGCGGCGGCCAGGTCTTCTTCCTCCACAACCGCGTCAAAACCATCGAGCAAGTCCACAAAAAACTCAAAGAGCTCGTCCCCGAAGCCCGCGTCCTCGTCGGCCACGGCCAGATGGAAAAGCACGACCTCGAGAACGTCATGCACGCCTTCGTCAACCACGAGGCCGATGTCCTGCTCGCCACCACCATCATCGAAACCGGCATCGATATCCCCAACGCCAACACCATCCTCATCGACCGCGCCGACCGCTTCGGCCTCGCCGATCTCTACCAGCTCCGCGGCCGCGTCGGGAGAGCCGGGGAAAAAGCCTACGCCATCCTCCTCCTCCCCCGGGAAATGATCACCCAAGGCGACGCCCGCAAGCGCATCCACGCCATCAAGCAATACACCGCCCTCGGCTCCGGCTTCAAAATCGCCATGCGCGACCTCGAGATCCGCGGCGCCGGCAACCTCCTCGGTACCAAGCAATCCGGCCACATCGCCCAAATCGGCTTCGACCTCTACTGCCAACTCCTCCGCCAATCCGTCGACCGCCTGAAAGGAAAGAAGGATCCCTCGCTCCACGAAACCACCTTCAAGGCTGATTTCATCGTTCCCACTGAGACGCAGTGGGTCTCAAGAGGCCAGAAACCAGAGACCAGAGACCAGGAAGATAAGAACTCAAAATCCTCTTCATCCGTGTCCTCCGTGCAATCCGTGGTTAAAAACTCTTCCTCTTCCCTTGGCGATCTTGGCGACTTGGCGGTTCAACCTATCCCCGCCTTCATCCCCACATCGTATTTGAGCGACGCCAAGCTCCGCATCAACGCCTACCGGGAGCTCGCCGAAGCCAACACCCCCAAATCCATCACCGCCCTCGAGAAAAACTGGCAGGACCGCCACGGCCGCCTCCCCCACCCTATCCAGAACCTCCTAACCATCGCCCGCATCAAAGCCGAAGCCGCCTCCAACCAAATCACCTCCGTGGAAATCTCCGGCCAGCGCCTAATGCTCCAGAGGAACGGCAGCCCGATTCTGATGGATGGGTCACGCTATCCGAGGCTCGCGAAAACCAAGCCGGGGGAGAAGCTGGATGAGGCGCTGGAGATGCTGATGAATTTTTAG
- a CDS encoding alkene reductase yields the protein MPDPLFKSLQIGAFTLANRIVMAPLTRCRSSEGRVPNELMAEYYSQRSGFGMILTEATSVDALGVGYPDTPGIWSEEQVAGWKRITGRVHEKGGIILSQLWHVGRMSDPFYLDGKKPVAPSAVAPAGHVSLVRPEKAFEVPRALSIPEIKEVIQQYKRGAENAMKAGFDGVELHGANGYLIDQFLQDSTNRRDDEYGGSVENRMRFMLEAVDAVVSVWGADRVGMHLAPRGDAHDMGDSDLPGLFTKVAEELGTRGLAFICAREDFGNPPLGPKMKEAFGGAYIANEGFTADTAREAITSGKADAVAFGKAAIANPDLVERFRIAAGLNEPQPGTFYGGGAEGYTDYPFLETSQTTH from the coding sequence ATGCCAGATCCGCTTTTCAAATCCCTCCAGATAGGAGCCTTTACGCTTGCCAACCGAATCGTGATGGCTCCGCTGACCCGCTGCCGATCCTCCGAGGGGCGGGTGCCCAACGAACTGATGGCCGAGTATTACTCACAGCGCAGCGGCTTCGGCATGATCCTGACCGAGGCCACCTCGGTGGATGCGCTGGGTGTCGGCTATCCGGATACGCCGGGGATCTGGTCGGAGGAGCAGGTCGCAGGCTGGAAAAGAATCACGGGACGCGTGCATGAAAAAGGAGGGATCATCCTCTCCCAGCTCTGGCATGTTGGGCGCATGTCGGATCCGTTTTATCTGGACGGGAAAAAGCCTGTTGCGCCGAGCGCGGTTGCACCGGCAGGGCATGTCAGCCTGGTTCGGCCGGAGAAGGCCTTCGAAGTGCCCCGCGCTCTGTCCATCCCGGAAATCAAGGAGGTGATCCAGCAATACAAGCGTGGGGCGGAAAACGCGATGAAGGCCGGCTTCGATGGGGTGGAATTGCACGGTGCGAACGGCTATCTGATAGACCAATTCCTCCAGGACTCCACGAACAGGCGCGATGATGAATACGGTGGTTCGGTGGAGAACCGCATGCGATTCATGCTGGAAGCGGTTGATGCCGTCGTTTCCGTGTGGGGTGCGGATCGGGTGGGAATGCACCTCGCGCCCAGGGGCGATGCGCATGACATGGGCGACTCGGATCTACCGGGGCTTTTCACCAAGGTTGCGGAGGAACTCGGGACGCGCGGACTGGCCTTCATCTGTGCGCGCGAGGATTTCGGAAACCCACCCCTTGGGCCGAAGATGAAAGAGGCTTTCGGCGGTGCATACATTGCCAACGAGGGCTTCACGGCTGACACAGCACGCGAAGCGATCACATCCGGGAAGGCGGATGCGGTGGCTTTCGGAAAGGCCGCCATAGCGAATCCCGATCTGGTGGAGCGCTTCCGCATCGCAGCCGGCCTGAACGAGCCGCAACCCGGGACATTCTACGGCGGCGGCGCAGAAGGCTACACGGATTACCCGTTTCTTGAGACAAGCCAAACCACACACTAA
- a CDS encoding NAD(P)H-dependent oxidoreductase, whose translation MKKILAFSGSLRADSYNQKLVKIAASAAKEAGAEVTVISLADFPMPLFDEDLEASEGKPESAKRLKQLFLEHDCLLIASPEYNSMITAALKNAIDWVSRADSEDEAPLSAFAGKTAAILSASPGGYGGARSLGFLRPFLGNIKIEVIQEEFSLPKAHEAFAEDGSLINNEYAGKVKAIGWKLAGA comes from the coding sequence ATGAAAAAGATACTGGCATTCAGCGGCAGCCTGAGGGCTGACTCCTACAACCAGAAACTCGTGAAAATCGCGGCCTCGGCGGCAAAGGAGGCAGGTGCGGAAGTGACCGTGATCTCGCTCGCCGATTTCCCCATGCCCCTTTTCGATGAGGATCTTGAGGCGAGCGAAGGCAAGCCGGAGTCGGCGAAGAGGCTCAAACAGCTCTTCCTCGAACACGACTGCCTCCTCATCGCCTCGCCGGAATACAACAGCATGATCACCGCAGCGCTGAAGAACGCGATTGACTGGGTGTCCCGTGCGGACAGCGAGGATGAGGCACCGCTCTCGGCTTTCGCAGGGAAAACCGCAGCGATCCTATCCGCCTCCCCGGGCGGATATGGTGGGGCGAGGAGCCTCGGTTTCCTCCGGCCCTTCCTCGGGAACATCAAGATCGAGGTGATCCAGGAGGAGTTCTCGCTGCCCAAGGCGCACGAGGCCTTCGCCGAGGACGGCAGCCTGATCAACAACGAGTACGCCGGGAAGGTGAAGGCGATCGGCTGGAAGCTGGCGGGGGCGTAA
- a CDS encoding arylsulfatase, producing MKTLLPFLLAATLTAYSAEKPNIIVIMADDLGYGDVSCYGAKVFQTPHIDKLASEGQRFTSGYCSASTCTPTRYSMLTGTYAFRTKGTGIAPPNGPAIIKPGTTTLPSLLKEVGYETAVIGKWHLGLGDPKPDWNGKLAPGPLEIGFNHCFLLPTTNDRVPQVFVKDHHVLNLDPKDPLWVGDKLPSPDHKTGMSHRDDLKMDWTHGHNGTIHNGISRIGFYTGGHAARFRDEDLADKWVEQSNAFMEANKDKPFFLFFASHDNHVPRMPHERFQGKSGTGLRGDAILELDWCVGEIVKTLGRLGLTENTLVVFCSDNGPVLDDGYKDGSVTQLGDHEPAGPYTGGKYTVFEGGTRTPFITSWPGKIPAGTSDKIVCTIDLAASFSSLTGATIPDDACLDSIDVLSALLGKNDGTGRDELVQQDNGNKGAKNDYGLRSGDWKLIRRTNPYKQPAVISKKPIPAPGPLHTLYFLPDDPAEKRDVSKENPEMLKQLIERLDAIIAAGRTRS from the coding sequence ATGAAAACCCTCCTGCCTTTCCTCCTCGCCGCCACACTCACCGCATACTCCGCGGAGAAGCCCAACATCATCGTGATCATGGCCGACGACCTCGGCTATGGCGACGTCTCGTGCTACGGGGCGAAGGTTTTCCAGACACCCCATATCGACAAGCTCGCATCCGAAGGCCAGCGCTTCACCAGCGGCTACTGCTCCGCCTCCACCTGCACGCCCACCCGCTATTCCATGCTCACCGGAACCTATGCCTTCCGCACAAAGGGCACGGGCATCGCGCCGCCGAACGGCCCGGCCATCATCAAGCCCGGTACCACCACCCTGCCATCGCTCCTCAAGGAGGTGGGCTATGAGACGGCGGTCATCGGCAAGTGGCACCTGGGCCTCGGCGATCCGAAACCGGACTGGAACGGCAAGCTCGCACCCGGTCCGCTGGAGATCGGCTTCAACCATTGCTTCCTGCTGCCCACCACCAACGACCGCGTCCCTCAGGTATTTGTGAAAGACCACCACGTCCTCAACCTCGACCCCAAGGATCCCCTTTGGGTCGGCGACAAGCTCCCCTCGCCGGACCACAAGACCGGCATGAGCCACCGCGACGATCTGAAAATGGACTGGACCCACGGGCACAACGGCACGATCCATAACGGCATCTCGCGGATCGGCTTCTACACCGGCGGCCACGCCGCGCGCTTCCGCGACGAGGATCTCGCCGACAAATGGGTGGAGCAATCCAACGCCTTCATGGAAGCGAACAAGGACAAACCCTTCTTCCTTTTCTTCGCCTCGCACGACAACCACGTGCCGCGCATGCCTCACGAGCGTTTCCAGGGGAAAAGCGGTACCGGCCTCCGCGGCGATGCGATCCTCGAACTCGACTGGTGCGTCGGCGAGATCGTGAAAACCCTCGGCCGGCTGGGGCTCACCGAAAACACCCTGGTGGTCTTCTGCTCCGACAATGGCCCGGTGCTCGACGATGGCTACAAGGACGGCTCGGTCACCCAACTCGGCGATCACGAACCCGCCGGCCCCTACACCGGAGGGAAATACACGGTCTTCGAGGGCGGCACGCGCACCCCGTTCATCACTTCATGGCCCGGGAAAATCCCCGCCGGAACATCGGACAAGATCGTCTGCACGATCGATCTCGCCGCCTCTTTCTCATCCTTGACCGGAGCAACGATCCCCGACGACGCCTGTCTCGACAGCATCGACGTCCTCTCCGCCCTGCTCGGCAAAAACGACGGCACAGGACGCGACGAACTCGTCCAGCAGGACAACGGCAACAAGGGTGCGAAAAACGATTACGGTCTCCGCTCCGGCGATTGGAAGCTGATCCGCCGCACCAACCCCTACAAGCAACCCGCGGTGATCTCGAAGAAACCCATCCCCGCCCCCGGCCCGCTGCACACCCTCTATTTCCTCCCCGACGATCCCGCGGAGAAAAGGGACGTGAGCAAGGAGAACCCGGAGATGCTAAAGCAACTCATCGAACGCCTCGATGCCATCATCGCTGCGGGGCGCACACGATCCTAA